The Pseudomonas azotoformans genome has a segment encoding these proteins:
- the tssM gene encoding type VI secretion system membrane subunit TssM, whose protein sequence is MKAFFSFMIRWVIPVLGLIALSLIIWFVGPLLDVLVPEGRRWALIILVFAVWIAYRVFRIIQARRQAAEVMRSLAAETPADPNSVATAEELTTLRQRMDEALVLLKKAKLGGDERRNLYELPWYVIIGPPGSGKTTALVNSGLHFPLAAQLGAGAVRGVGGTRNCDWWFTDQAVLLDTAGRYTTQDSNSTVDKAAWLGFLDLLKKQRSRRPIDGAFIAISLSDLLLGTDAERAAHAAAIRLRIQELYTQLGVRFPIYLMLTKLDLVPGFMEFFDNLSKEERAQVWGMTFALDDGKNSDSPLAHLQSEFAGLEQRLNERLVERLQQERDPARRDLIYGFPQQFGALKDCLQSFLEGVFKPNAFEERVLLRGVYFTSGTQEGSPIDRLIGAMAQSMNLDRQHLARQSGTGRSYFIEKLFTSVAFAERGLVGVNPKVERRRKWIARGVLAATVATVVVVSGLWWVSYRANQAYIAQVDQKVAPLGQTVQNLSPAQRDILAVLPLLNAVKNLAGDSPSWSEGLGLYQGDMLEAESASVYRKLLIAVFAPRLVTRIEEQLHGGGNSDFLYEGLKAYLMLADAEHYDPDFIKAWIALDWDRNLPRDLPADQRQALAGHLQSLFERHPPNARLDPRLIDDLRRQLQQLPVAQRVYDRVKRQKLPEGIPDFRLNEAAGRDAALVFSRKSGKPLGEPLSGFFTAKGYRQAFLLSSLNQTGTLAEEQWVLGHEQADQQNVVSLAADVRRLYFQDYQRQWDALLADIDFVPITSVAQAADVLRVISGPTSPLKKLLVAVAEETDLQAEERQLAAKGVPVEGGVDKLKERLGSLLGQEQPTANAPAAADDPVTAHFAELNRIVSKNEGEPAAIDGLLTDMNALYVQVSAMVGASGDALLGEAKNQAAAAATRVSLNAERQPPLVQGMVKSVVNSTTNSMMGGVRNQLNAAWASEVVNVYRQSLAGRYPMSPGSARDATLDDFGQFFGVGGVMDNYFRKYLQPYVDTSAQTWRWQPGAAQKLGIAPGVLQTFQRAAAIRDAFFRAGGTQPIVRFELKPVSMDPTITQFLLDLDGQQLSYDHGPSRPVAMQWPNPGSIGVVRLSIMPPAASGRSGVTLDGPWAWFRLLEQSDLTAGNSPDRFNLRLRVDGASIAYELRANSAFNPFKSRVLSGFSLPERL, encoded by the coding sequence GTGAAGGCGTTTTTCAGTTTCATGATTCGCTGGGTGATCCCCGTGCTAGGCCTGATCGCCCTGAGCCTGATCATCTGGTTTGTCGGGCCGTTGCTCGACGTGCTGGTGCCGGAAGGTCGCCGCTGGGCGCTGATTATCCTGGTGTTCGCGGTGTGGATCGCCTACCGCGTGTTCCGCATCATCCAGGCGCGGCGCCAGGCCGCCGAAGTGATGCGCAGCCTGGCCGCCGAAACCCCGGCAGACCCGAACAGCGTCGCCACCGCCGAAGAACTCACCACCCTGCGCCAGCGCATGGACGAGGCCCTGGTGCTGCTGAAAAAGGCCAAGCTGGGCGGTGACGAACGTCGCAACCTCTACGAGTTGCCGTGGTACGTGATCATCGGCCCACCGGGTTCGGGCAAGACCACGGCGCTGGTCAACTCCGGCCTGCATTTCCCGTTGGCCGCGCAGTTGGGCGCGGGTGCCGTGCGGGGTGTTGGCGGTACGCGCAACTGCGATTGGTGGTTTACCGATCAAGCCGTGTTGCTCGACACCGCCGGCCGCTACACCACCCAGGACAGCAACTCCACGGTGGATAAAGCCGCCTGGCTGGGCTTCCTCGACCTGCTGAAAAAGCAGCGCTCGCGCCGGCCTATCGACGGTGCCTTCATCGCCATCAGCCTGTCGGACCTGTTGCTCGGCACCGACGCTGAGCGCGCTGCCCACGCCGCCGCCATCCGCTTGCGGATCCAGGAGCTGTACACCCAACTGGGCGTGCGTTTCCCGATCTACCTGATGCTGACCAAGCTCGATTTGGTGCCGGGCTTCATGGAGTTCTTCGACAACCTGAGCAAAGAAGAGCGTGCCCAGGTGTGGGGCATGACCTTTGCCCTGGACGACGGCAAAAACAGTGACAGCCCGTTGGCGCACCTGCAAAGCGAATTCGCCGGGCTGGAACAGCGCCTCAACGAACGTCTGGTCGAACGCCTGCAACAGGAGCGCGACCCGGCACGCCGCGACCTGATCTACGGCTTCCCGCAGCAGTTCGGCGCATTGAAGGATTGCCTGCAAAGCTTCCTCGAAGGTGTGTTCAAGCCCAATGCCTTTGAAGAACGCGTGCTGCTGCGCGGTGTGTATTTCACCAGCGGCACCCAGGAAGGCAGCCCGATCGACCGCCTGATCGGCGCGATGGCCCAGAGCATGAACCTCGACCGCCAGCACCTGGCGCGCCAGAGCGGCACGGGCCGCAGTTACTTCATCGAAAAACTCTTCACCTCCGTGGCGTTTGCCGAGCGCGGCTTGGTTGGGGTGAACCCCAAGGTCGAGCGCCGACGCAAGTGGATTGCACGCGGCGTGCTGGCCGCCACCGTGGCGACTGTCGTGGTGGTCAGCGGTTTGTGGTGGGTGAGTTACCGCGCCAACCAGGCGTATATCGCCCAGGTCGATCAGAAGGTCGCGCCGCTGGGCCAGACCGTGCAGAACCTGAGCCCGGCGCAGCGTGACATCCTCGCGGTATTGCCATTGCTCAACGCGGTGAAGAACCTGGCCGGCGACTCGCCGAGCTGGTCCGAAGGCCTGGGTCTGTACCAGGGCGACATGCTTGAAGCCGAGTCCGCCAGTGTCTACCGCAAGCTGTTGATCGCCGTGTTCGCGCCACGCCTGGTGACGCGCATCGAAGAGCAACTGCACGGCGGCGGCAATTCCGACTTCCTCTACGAAGGCCTCAAGGCCTACCTGATGCTCGCCGATGCCGAGCATTACGACCCGGACTTCATCAAGGCCTGGATCGCCCTCGACTGGGACCGCAACCTGCCGCGCGACCTGCCGGCCGATCAACGCCAGGCACTGGCCGGGCACTTGCAGTCGTTGTTCGAACGCCATCCGCCCAATGCGCGCCTGGATCCACGACTGATCGACGACTTGCGTCGTCAGCTGCAACAGCTGCCGGTGGCCCAGCGCGTGTATGACCGGGTCAAGCGCCAGAAACTGCCTGAAGGCATCCCGGATTTTCGCCTCAACGAAGCCGCCGGCCGTGATGCGGCGCTGGTGTTCAGCCGCAAAAGTGGCAAGCCGCTGGGCGAGCCGTTGAGTGGGTTCTTCACCGCCAAGGGTTATCGCCAAGCCTTTTTGCTGAGCAGCCTGAACCAGACCGGCACCCTGGCCGAAGAGCAATGGGTGCTGGGCCATGAACAGGCCGACCAGCAGAATGTGGTGAGCCTGGCCGCCGACGTACGCCGCCTGTATTTCCAGGATTACCAGCGTCAGTGGGACGCCTTGCTGGCGGACATCGACTTTGTGCCGATCACCAGCGTGGCCCAGGCGGCCGACGTGTTGCGGGTGATATCCGGCCCGACTTCTCCGCTGAAAAAACTGCTGGTGGCGGTCGCCGAGGAAACCGACCTGCAAGCCGAAGAGCGCCAACTGGCCGCCAAAGGCGTACCGGTAGAAGGTGGCGTCGACAAGCTCAAGGAGCGCCTGGGCAGCCTGCTCGGCCAGGAACAACCGACCGCCAATGCACCTGCTGCGGCGGATGATCCGGTGACCGCACACTTTGCCGAACTCAACCGCATCGTCAGCAAGAACGAAGGCGAACCGGCGGCCATCGATGGCCTGCTCACCGACATGAACGCGCTGTATGTGCAGGTCAGCGCCATGGTTGGCGCCAGCGGTGATGCCTTGCTCGGCGAGGCGAAGAACCAGGCGGCGGCTGCGGCCACGCGTGTCAGCCTGAATGCCGAGCGCCAGCCACCGTTGGTACAGGGCATGGTCAAGTCGGTGGTCAATTCCACCACCAACAGCATGATGGGCGGGGTGCGCAATCAACTGAACGCGGCCTGGGCCAGCGAAGTGGTCAACGTGTATCGCCAGTCCCTGGCGGGCCGCTACCCGATGTCGCCGGGCAGTGCGCGGGACGCGACCCTGGATGACTTCGGCCAGTTCTTCGGCGTGGGCGGGGTGATGGACAACTACTTCCGCAAGTACCTGCAGCCTTACGTAGACACCTCCGCGCAGACCTGGCGCTGGCAGCCGGGCGCGGCGCAGAAGCTGGGGATTGCGCCGGGTGTGCTGCAAACCTTCCAGCGCGCGGCGGCTATTCGTGACGCGTTCTTTAGAGCCGGGGGCACTCAGCCTATCGTGCGTTTCGAACTCAAACCGGTGTCGATGGACCCGACCATCACCCAGTTCCTGCTGGACCTGGACGGTCAGCAACTGAGCTACGACCACGGCCCAAGCCGCCCGGTGGCGATGCAATGGCCAAACCCCGGCAGCATTGGCGTGGTGCGTCTCTCCATCATGCCGCCCGCCGCCAGTGGCCGTTCCGGCGTGACATTGGACGGGCCGTGGGCGTGGTTCCGCCTGCTGGAGCAGTCGGACCTCACCGCCGGAAACTCGCCGGACCGTTTCAACCTGCGCCTGCGCGTGGACGGTGCGAGCATCGCCTACGAGTTGCGCGCCAACAGCGCGTTCAACCCGTTCAAGAGCCGCGTACTCAGTGGTTTCAGCCTGCCGGAGCGGCTATGA
- a CDS encoding DotU family type VI secretion system protein: MHPNDDDRTQFMPRPGGRAPEPVRAEPSPLAMPAAPMLTGKSQGLNPLESAAGPLLALLTRLRNTIAHPAPASLRAQLLAYLRQFEERAEAAGIARNEVLLARYALCTALDEAVLSTPWGSTSDWGKQSLLITVHNEAWGGEKVFQLLDHCLQSPRERLYLLELLYLCMCLGFEGRYRVMNDGRSQLETLRERTAAAIRSARGEHERELSPHWRGVTVARDRLAQFMPPWIAVAIGLALLLALLFGLRMKLASDAEPVFKNIHALGEIPVQAIDRPVAQPKVIERPRLAGFLVEDIKAGRVAVEDAVDRSVVTIRGDELFASASSSIVDDYQPLMLRIADAIRRVKGQVRVTGHSDNRPIATLRFPSNWALSEARAKSVLDILAAKTGQAERFSAEGRSDTEPVATNATAEGRARNRRVEITVLAEGVE, from the coding sequence ATGCATCCCAATGATGATGACCGCACCCAGTTCATGCCGCGTCCGGGTGGCCGGGCGCCGGAACCTGTGCGTGCCGAACCTTCGCCGCTGGCCATGCCAGCCGCGCCGATGCTCACCGGCAAGAGCCAGGGCCTCAACCCGCTGGAAAGCGCCGCCGGCCCGTTGTTGGCCCTGCTGACGCGGCTGCGCAACACCATCGCCCACCCGGCGCCGGCCAGCCTGCGCGCGCAGTTGCTGGCCTATCTGCGCCAGTTCGAAGAGCGCGCCGAAGCGGCCGGTATCGCCCGCAACGAAGTACTGCTGGCGCGTTATGCGCTGTGCACTGCGCTGGATGAAGCGGTGTTGAGTACGCCTTGGGGCAGCACCAGTGACTGGGGCAAACAGAGCCTGTTGATCACCGTGCACAACGAAGCCTGGGGCGGCGAAAAGGTCTTCCAGTTGCTCGACCACTGCCTGCAAAGCCCACGGGAACGCCTGTACCTGCTGGAGCTGTTGTACCTGTGCATGTGCCTGGGTTTCGAAGGCCGCTATCGCGTGATGAATGACGGTCGCAGCCAGTTGGAAACCCTGCGCGAGCGCACGGCCGCCGCCATTCGCAGCGCCCGGGGCGAACACGAACGTGAACTGTCGCCACACTGGCGCGGCGTGACCGTGGCGCGGGATCGCCTGGCGCAATTCATGCCGCCGTGGATCGCCGTGGCCATCGGCCTGGCGTTGCTGTTGGCGCTGCTGTTTGGTTTGCGCATGAAGCTGGCGTCGGATGCCGAACCGGTGTTCAAGAACATTCACGCGTTGGGCGAAATTCCGGTGCAGGCCATCGACCGCCCGGTGGCACAACCCAAAGTCATCGAGCGTCCACGCCTGGCCGGTTTCCTGGTGGAAGACATCAAGGCCGGGCGCGTTGCCGTGGAAGATGCGGTCGACCGTTCGGTGGTGACCATCCGTGGCGACGAGCTGTTTGCGTCCGCCAGCTCCAGCATCGTCGATGACTACCAACCGCTGATGCTGCGCATCGCCGACGCCATCCGCAGAGTCAAAGGCCAGGTGCGCGTGACCGGGCACAGTGACAACCGCCCGATTGCCACGCTGCGTTTCCCGTCCAACTGGGCGCTGTCGGAAGCGCGGGCCAAGTCGGTGCTGGACATCCTCGCGGCCAAGACCGGTCAGGCGGAGCGCTTCAGCGCAGAAGGGCGCAGCGACACCGAGCCGGTGGCGACCAACGCCACCGCAGAAGGCCGCGCCCGCAATCGTCGGGTTGAAATCACCGTATTGGCGGAGGGCGTCGAGTGA
- the tssK gene encoding type VI secretion system baseplate subunit TssK: MSWNNRVVWSEGMFIGTQHFQQHDRYLENLIDARSRPLSAGAWGFSELLIDQGLLAQGKLAIVSARGLLPDGTPFNIPQDDLAPSPLNIDDNLRDGLVYLALPLKRAGARDTVEEGEALEAARYVSQVREVRDDNAPFENRAPVAVGARALRLLTAQDGISDYAAIGLVRIKEKRADRALVIDDTYIPPVLDVAASKPLTAFRSELLGLLHQRGEALAGRVVASGAGGASEIADFMLLQLVNRAQPLIQHLSQLSPLHPERFFSELVSLAGEFSTFSTSGRRPQEYPQYQHDDQALSFAPVMAALREALSMLIDSKATPIPIVEKAYGVHVAMLADKTLLDNASFILVVRADVPGETLRARFGQQSKVGSVEHIRDLVNLQLPGITLLPLPVAPRQLPYHAGSTYYELDRGSEAWQQLGNSGGFAFHIAGQFPGLNLAFWAIRG; this comes from the coding sequence ATGTCCTGGAACAATCGCGTGGTCTGGTCGGAAGGCATGTTCATCGGAACGCAGCACTTCCAGCAGCATGACCGTTACCTGGAAAACCTGATCGACGCCCGCAGCCGCCCGTTGTCTGCCGGGGCCTGGGGCTTTTCCGAGCTGCTGATCGACCAGGGCCTGTTGGCCCAGGGCAAGCTGGCGATTGTCTCGGCGCGTGGCCTGTTGCCCGACGGTACGCCGTTCAACATTCCCCAGGACGACCTGGCGCCGAGCCCGCTGAACATCGATGACAACCTGCGCGACGGTCTGGTGTACCTGGCGCTGCCGCTCAAGCGTGCCGGCGCCCGCGATACCGTGGAGGAAGGCGAAGCCCTGGAGGCGGCGCGTTATGTGAGCCAGGTTCGCGAGGTGCGTGACGACAACGCACCCTTCGAAAACCGCGCCCCGGTGGCCGTGGGCGCCCGCGCCCTGCGCCTGCTCACCGCCCAGGATGGCATCAGCGATTACGCCGCTATTGGCCTGGTGCGCATCAAGGAAAAACGCGCCGACCGCGCGCTGGTCATCGACGACACCTACATCCCGCCCGTGCTGGACGTGGCGGCGAGCAAACCGCTGACGGCATTTCGCAGCGAGCTGCTTGGCCTGCTCCATCAGCGCGGCGAAGCCCTGGCGGGGCGTGTGGTCGCTTCGGGCGCCGGTGGCGCGTCGGAGATTGCCGATTTCATGCTGCTGCAACTGGTCAACCGCGCCCAACCGCTGATCCAGCATTTGAGCCAGTTGAGTCCACTGCACCCGGAGCGCTTCTTCAGTGAATTGGTCAGTCTGGCCGGCGAGTTCTCGACCTTCTCGACCTCAGGCCGCCGTCCCCAGGAATACCCGCAGTACCAGCACGACGACCAGGCCCTGAGCTTTGCCCCGGTGATGGCCGCCCTGCGTGAAGCGCTGTCGATGTTGATCGACAGCAAGGCCACGCCGATTCCGATTGTCGAGAAAGCCTACGGCGTCCACGTGGCGATGCTGGCCGACAAGACCCTGCTCGACAACGCCAGCTTCATCCTCGTGGTGCGTGCCGATGTTCCCGGCGAAACCCTGCGCGCGCGCTTCGGCCAGCAGAGCAAAGTCGGTTCGGTGGAACACATCCGCGACCTGGTCAACCTGCAACTGCCGGGCATCACCCTGTTGCCTCTGCCCGTGGCGCCGCGCCAATTGCCGTACCACGCAGGTTCCACCTACTACGAGCTGGATCGCGGCAGCGAGGCCTGGCAACAGCTGGGCAATTCCGGCGGCTTTGCCTTCCACATCGCCGGGCAGTTCCCGGGCTTGAACCTGGCCTTCTGGGCGATCCGAGGATAA
- the tssJ gene encoding type VI secretion system lipoprotein TssJ → MIPRFLLAAATLLLLTACAKDAAKPETSAEAEAETAAVELHFHAINGLNPGANGQAAPVRVRIFELKNAATFARSDYFALADRAQSTLGLDLLDQDEVMVQPGEQLSIQRDLDPSTRQIGLLVGYRELDRAQWRTVINVPARQYTEYQISLDVRAVRADVVVTPSSPAQ, encoded by the coding sequence ATGATTCCCAGGTTTTTACTCGCAGCCGCCACCTTGCTGCTGCTGACGGCGTGTGCCAAAGACGCCGCCAAACCCGAAACCAGCGCTGAGGCCGAAGCAGAGACGGCCGCCGTCGAGCTGCACTTTCATGCGATCAACGGGCTCAACCCCGGCGCCAACGGCCAGGCCGCGCCGGTGCGGGTGCGCATCTTCGAGCTGAAAAACGCCGCCACCTTTGCCCGTTCCGATTACTTCGCCCTGGCCGACCGCGCCCAATCGACCCTTGGCCTGGACCTGCTGGACCAGGACGAAGTGATGGTGCAGCCCGGCGAGCAACTGAGCATCCAGCGCGACCTCGACCCGTCCACACGCCAGATCGGCTTGCTGGTGGGCTATCGCGAGCTGGACCGCGCGCAATGGCGCACGGTGATCAACGTGCCCGCGCGCCAATACACCGAATACCAGATCAGCCTCGATGTGCGTGCCGTGCGCGCCGACGTCGTGGTCACCCCATCCAGCCCTGCCCAATAA
- the tagH gene encoding type VI secretion system-associated FHA domain protein TagH, which translates to MSLCLTITSYHKITPGQCSEKSINQGSMAIGRSSDNDWVLPDPERLVSSQHCVIQYKDGRYYLTDNSTNGVELVNAGIRLRRGNSELLQDGELIRIGDYEIQARIDFNVQAIDSQPFAGDSPNSFEALMGAVASKPAPVPVIAPQFQGASSMDTLPDLFDFLSPTAVPPPTVPDHVPSEQHDFRPPTPVAVEKPVVSGSVIPEDWDLFGDTPAPIAPPPAPVIAPPPAVEPVTDTQQPDLLQAFLRGAGLDQLRLDKAQAEAQMENIGRSYRLMVEGLIDVLRARASLKGEFRMQQTMIQPAENNPLKFAPNADEALLLLLRHGNQAFMAPDAAVRDSFNDLRAHQLAVMAGVEAAIKHLLTRFEPAQLEERMGKPGGLSSIFNGSRQAQYWQQFTELYSNISREAQEDFQDLFGREFSRAYEEHSARQRR; encoded by the coding sequence ATGTCGCTGTGTTTGACTATCACTAGTTATCACAAGATTACCCCTGGGCAGTGCTCCGAAAAGTCCATCAATCAGGGCTCGATGGCTATTGGCCGCAGTTCCGATAATGACTGGGTATTACCTGACCCAGAGCGCCTGGTCTCCTCGCAACATTGCGTTATTCAATACAAAGATGGCCGTTATTATCTAACGGATAACAGTACAAACGGAGTGGAGTTGGTTAACGCCGGTATTCGTTTGCGTAGAGGTAATAGCGAGCTGTTGCAAGATGGCGAGTTGATCCGCATCGGCGATTACGAGATCCAGGCGCGTATCGACTTCAACGTGCAGGCCATCGACAGCCAGCCGTTTGCCGGCGACTCACCGAACAGCTTTGAAGCGCTGATGGGCGCCGTGGCGAGCAAGCCTGCGCCGGTGCCGGTGATCGCCCCGCAGTTCCAGGGCGCTTCGTCGATGGACACGTTGCCGGACCTGTTCGACTTCCTCAGCCCCACCGCCGTGCCGCCGCCGACTGTGCCGGACCACGTGCCGTCCGAGCAGCATGACTTCCGGCCACCGACGCCGGTTGCGGTCGAGAAACCCGTGGTTTCAGGCTCGGTGATTCCCGAAGATTGGGACCTGTTTGGCGACACGCCCGCGCCCATCGCGCCACCGCCCGCACCGGTCATTGCGCCGCCACCTGCGGTCGAGCCTGTGACAGACACTCAGCAACCCGACCTGCTGCAAGCCTTCCTGCGCGGCGCCGGCCTCGATCAACTGCGCCTGGACAAGGCTCAGGCCGAGGCCCAGATGGAAAACATCGGCCGCAGTTATCGCCTGATGGTCGAAGGCCTGATCGACGTGTTGCGTGCCCGCGCCAGCCTCAAGGGCGAGTTCCGCATGCAGCAGACCATGATCCAGCCCGCTGAAAACAATCCGTTGAAATTCGCCCCGAATGCTGACGAAGCGTTACTGCTTTTGCTTCGCCACGGCAACCAGGCGTTTATGGCGCCGGATGCCGCCGTGCGTGACAGTTTCAACGATCTACGCGCCCACCAACTGGCGGTGATGGCCGGCGTGGAAGCGGCGATCAAACACCTGCTCACGCGCTTTGAACCGGCGCAACTGGAAGAGCGCATGGGCAAGCCCGGCGGGCTCTCGAGTATTTTCAACGGCTCACGCCAGGCCCAGTACTGGCAGCAGTTCACCGAGCTCTACAGCAATATTTCCCGCGAGGCCCAGGAAGATTTCCAGGACCTGTTCGGCCGTGAATTCAGCCGGGCCTACGAAGAACACAGCGCACGACAGCGTCGGTAA
- the tssA gene encoding type VI secretion system protein TssA, with product MDVPLLLTAVSATSPCGEDMEYDVQFLQLERDAKGQPERSMGDSILPAEPPEWRSIQQQSLDLLARSKDLRITHFLLQSALALQGVAGLAEALTLIDALLRDYWADLHPRLDADDDNDPTVRINALTGLTCDTNIRLLRESILTRSRTFGPVSLRAALNASGLLSFPDEQLGAQQLNAAFLDSDPEHLQATRDALIAARAACEAIERQVNDQVGSAQGVDLSAFKQPLKQALQILNQAVPGTDSSSEPEAVSDDNAPSADFAAAPAAPRPVGDIASRDDVLRSLDKILAYYTRYEPSSPLPVLLNRAKHLVHADFAAIVRNLIPDGMSQFENLRGPDGE from the coding sequence GTGGATGTGCCGTTGCTGCTCACCGCCGTTTCCGCGACTTCGCCGTGTGGCGAAGACATGGAATATGACGTGCAATTTCTGCAATTGGAGCGTGATGCCAAGGGCCAACCCGAGCGCAGCATGGGCGACTCCATCCTGCCCGCTGAACCGCCGGAATGGCGCAGTATCCAGCAGCAAAGCCTCGACTTGCTCGCGCGCAGCAAAGACCTGCGCATCACCCATTTCCTGCTGCAAAGCGCCCTCGCCCTCCAAGGCGTCGCTGGCCTGGCCGAAGCACTGACGCTGATCGACGCGTTGCTGCGCGATTACTGGGCCGACCTGCACCCGCGCCTAGATGCCGACGACGATAACGACCCCACCGTGCGCATCAACGCCCTCACCGGCCTGACCTGCGACACCAACATTCGCTTGCTGCGCGAAAGCATCCTCACGCGTTCGCGCACCTTCGGCCCCGTGAGCCTGCGCGCGGCGCTCAATGCCAGTGGCCTGTTGAGCTTCCCCGACGAGCAACTCGGCGCCCAGCAGCTCAACGCCGCGTTTCTCGACAGCGACCCCGAGCACCTGCAAGCCACCCGCGATGCGCTGATTGCGGCGCGTGCGGCGTGTGAAGCCATCGAACGGCAGGTCAACGATCAGGTCGGTTCCGCCCAAGGCGTGGACCTCAGTGCCTTCAAGCAACCGCTCAAACAAGCGTTGCAGATCCTCAATCAAGCGGTGCCCGGCACCGACAGCAGCAGCGAACCCGAGGCCGTCAGTGACGACAATGCCCCCTCGGCCGACTTCGCCGCTGCGCCCGCAGCACCGCGCCCGGTGGGCGATATCGCCAGCCGCGATGACGTGCTGCGCAGCCTCGACAAGATCCTTGCGTACTACACCCGGTACGAGCCTTCGAGCCCGCTGCCGGTGCTGTTAAACCGGGCCAAGCATCTGGTGCACGCCGACTTCGCGGCCATCGTGCGCAATCTGATTCCCGACGGCATGTCCCAATTTGAAAACCTGCGCGGCCCGGACGGCGAGTAA
- the tssB gene encoding type VI secretion system contractile sheath small subunit: MAKQSSQKFIARNRAPRVQIEYDVELYGAEKKVQLPFVMGVMADLAGKPAEPLAPVADRKFLEVDVDNFDSRLKAMQPRVAFHVPNELTGEGNLSLDITFESMDDFSPAAVARKVDSLNQLLEARTQLANLLTYMDGKTGAEEIIMKAIKDPALLQALASAPKPAGDQ; the protein is encoded by the coding sequence GTGGCGAAGCAAAGTTCTCAGAAATTCATCGCGCGCAACCGCGCGCCTCGAGTGCAGATCGAGTACGACGTCGAGCTTTACGGCGCCGAGAAAAAGGTCCAGCTGCCCTTCGTGATGGGCGTGATGGCCGACCTCGCCGGCAAGCCCGCCGAGCCTCTGGCGCCGGTGGCCGACCGCAAGTTCCTTGAAGTGGACGTCGACAATTTCGACTCGCGCCTCAAGGCCATGCAGCCGCGTGTGGCGTTCCACGTACCGAACGAACTGACCGGCGAAGGCAACCTGAGCCTGGACATCACCTTCGAAAGCATGGACGACTTCAGCCCGGCCGCCGTGGCCCGCAAGGTCGACTCGCTGAACCAACTGCTCGAAGCCCGCACCCAGCTGGCCAACCTGCTGACCTACATGGACGGCAAGACCGGCGCTGAAGAAATCATCATGAAGGCGATCAAGGACCCGGCACTGCTCCAGGCACTTGCCAGCGCGCCGAAGCCTGCAGGGGATCAGTAA